One Vespula pensylvanica isolate Volc-1 chromosome 1, ASM1446617v1, whole genome shotgun sequence genomic region harbors:
- the LOC122628548 gene encoding RING finger protein 207-like isoform X5, producing MFFCTTCGQALCTHCREHTHRAKMFSSHEVVHMSKCAKDTQRRCPSHGEQYIMYCQSAKCMLCATCFRDTPVDARLHCVDIESAWQQASKKMERAANSICELQAGVRDGVLALKSQLDELRHSLESEKRALNSFCQGMQEAITKTHASVLTELQRQFETKERMVRTRLLSLGSALPILQMHLMLCTAFTSGATKYQFLELAHPMLERLSRVAQLGHPTRPPLLAAHLKTNYRSDFARTLQPFVGQVQTPKESLYDQTHTMGQQEPQVIQSSKSAQRIQPKNGSDSGPFSNHCRTFDTQLKELSQQLMTVKERLGELHRDVALLRRANTPPVGTRYEHVARDCRVLEQQLEHHQLELERLRNVFDALWEEQLCRIHIEKEIFHSQMDDILTLRSEVKQLQSLTQQLEPFVKSFSTGVTAGEVSMAASDASSNQHLQALLDHLARLQMQEPPQSQTQAPTKDHRHPRETKEIPTRCRTPSGVGAVLDSSGNIVVYGTAKSSDPKRGVLRELIEKARTKEDRKKSPGRDDGSRDRSQSRRSRKSPDGTKPKTPPGHSSSSKVRSLYRSFKGATSDTSAEALDQPERCTDGQQQQQQQQQQQQQQAQSHQSEFQSFLSSPLKGGDEGEYQRISEASSMGEAKKRVQAQVHPVPPDDQQQLSSGKGTKVYPASDSEDVFYADEKAPNDVRRRRRASCDSLSTTGSGSRRSSIVDGTVGQTSQDARKTFVILIGSTPTSSSLVQKQRSWETFPRPKSKRSGPGEAASSSLGQLKRADSFEGHEEAVRTLVAAVQETRSHLRQHLLHHHRHHRKSKTN from the exons ATGTTCTTCTGCACAACATGTG gGCAAGCTCTATGTACCCATTGCAGAGAACATACACACCGCGCAAAAATGTTCTCCTCTCATGAGGTAGTGCATATGAGCAAATGTGCGAAAGATACTCAACGTCGTTGTCCCTCTCATGGGGAGCAATACATCATGTATTGTCAAAGCGCCAAATGCATGCTTTGTGCAACTTGTTTTCGTGATACACCAGTAGACGCTCGATTACATTGCGTGGACATCGAAAGCGCTTGGCAACAGGCTtcaaaaaaaatggaaagagcaGCAAATTCAATTTGCGAATTGCAGGCAGGCGTAAGAGACGGAGTTTTGGCATTAAAATCACAGTTGGATGAGTTACGGCATAGCCTGGAATCGGAGAAACGCgcattaaattcattttgtcAAGGAATGCAAGAAGCGATTACTAAAACTCACGCTTCCGTTCTAACGGAACTTCAACGTCAATTTGAAACTAAGGAAAGAATGGTTCGGACTCGATTGCTATCCTTGGGTAGTGCACTTCCAATATTACAGATGCATTTAATGCTGTGTACGGCTTTTACAAGTGGTGCGACGAAATATCAATTTCTTGAACTCGCACATCCTATGCTCGAAAGATTGAGTCGCGTAGCTCAACTTGGACATCCTACGAGACCTCCTCTACTTGCTGCCCATTTGAAAACAAACTATAGAAGCGACTTTGCTCGTACGTTACAGCCTTTCGTTGGTCAGGTACAAACACCGAAAGAATCGTTGTACGATCAGACTCATACGATGGGCCAACAGGAACCACAGGTCATACAG AGCAGCAAGTCTGCTCAGAGAATCCAGCCGAAGAACGGAAGTGACAGTGGGCCATTTTCCAACCATTGTCGCACCTTCGATACCCAATTGAAAGAGCTAAGTCAACAACTGATGACGGTGAAAGAACGTTTAGGAGAACTTCATCGAGACGTCGCACTACTTAGAAGAGCGAATACGCCGCCTGTGGGTACGCGTTACGAACACGTGGCGAGAGATTGTCGCGTGTTGGAGCAGCAGTTGGAACATCATCAGTTAGAATTAGAACGATTGAGAAACGTGTTTGACGCTTTGTGGGAAGAACAATTGTGTAGGATtcatatagagaaagaaatttttcattctcag ATGGACGATATTCTAACTTTAAGGAGCGAAGTGAAACAATTACAAAGTCTTACTCAGCAATTGGAACCGTTTGTGAAATCGTTTTCTACAGGAGTTACCGCAGGCGAAGTGAGCATGGCAGCTTCGGATGCTTCCAGTAATCAACATCTGCAAGCTTTATTAGATCACTTGGCTCGCTTACAGATGCAGGAACCACCTCAGTCGCAAACTCAAGCACCGACTAAGGATCATCGTCATCCACGAG aaacgaaagaaataccGACACGTTGTCGGACACCGTCGGGTGTCGGTGCCGTATTAGACTCGAGCGGCAACATAGTCGTATATGGTACCGCTAAATCTTCCGATCCGAAAAGAGGAGTTCTGAGGGAGCTCATTGAAAAAGCTAGAACGAAAGAGGATCGTAAAAAATCACCCGGAAGAGATGACGGTAGTCGAGATCGTAGTCAAAGCCGACGTTCAAGAAAATCACCGGATGGTACGAAACCTAAAACACCACCAGGACATTCGTCGAGTAGCAAGGTTCGATCGTTGTATCGTTCCTTTAAAGGTGCAACCAGTGACACGTCGGCTGAGGCACTCGACCAACCAGAAAGATGTACGGACGgtcaacagcagcagcagcaacaacaacaacagcaacaacaacaagcaCAGTCACACCAATCAG AATTTCAAAGCTTTCTATCGTCGCCGTTAAAAGGTGGAGATGAGGGGGAATATCAACGAATTTCCGAAGCTTCCAGCATGGGCGAGGCTAAAAAACGAGTCCAAGCGCAAGTACATCCTGTACCACCTGACGACCAACAACAGCTATCCAGTGGGAAAGGTACAAAGGTGTATCCGGCCAGTGACTCCGAGGATGTCTTCTACGCGGACGAAAAGGCCCCTAACGATGTTCGAAGACGCAGACGTGCCAGCTGTGACAGCCTAAGTACAACCGGTTCTGGTAGCAGAAGATCGAGCATCGTTGACGGGACGGTAGGTCAAACCTCGCAGGATGCCAGGAAAACATTCGTTATTTTGATCGGATCAACACCTACGTCGTCATCTCTGGTGCAGAAGCAGCGTTCCTGGGAGACCTTTCCTCGGCCAAAGAGCAAAAGAAGCGGACCTGGTGAAGCTGCGTCCTCCTCCCTGGGACAACTTAAAAGAGCCGATAGCTTCGAGGGTCACGAGGAAGCTGTACGAACGTTGGTTGCAGCGGTACAGGAAACCAGATCGCATCTGCGTCAacatcttcttcatcatcatcgtcatcatcgtaaGAGCAAGACGAATTAA
- the LOC122628548 gene encoding RING finger protein 207-like isoform X4, with product MASSGSAAVDGVGENNATSGVDPGVPRNPLVCGVCHDYYNEPCLLSCFHTFCARCIRGPHLDGKVTCPICGQQTQLKEGAQLPPPDQLIRQLVELANSENPPCANCDKRDKSTMFFCTTCGQALCTHCREHTHRAKMFSSHEVVHMSKCAKDTQRRCPSHGEQYIMYCQSAKCMLCATCFRDTPVDARLHCVDIESAWQQASKKMERAANSICELQAGVRDGVLALKSQLDELRHSLESEKRALNSFCQGMQEAITKTHASVLTELQRQFETKERMVRTRLLSLGSALPILQMHLMLCTAFTSGATKYQFLELAHPMLERLSRVAQLGHPTRPPLLAAHLKTNYRSDFARTLQPFVGQVQTPKESLYDQTHTMGQQEPQVIQSSKSAQRIQPKNGSDSGPFSNHCRTFDTQLKELSQQLMTVKERLGELHRDVALLRRANTPPVGTRYEHVARDCRVLEQQLEHHQLELERLRNVFDALWEEQLCRIHIEKEIFHSQMDDILTLRSEVKQLQSLTQQLEPFVKSFSTGVTAGEVSMAASDASSNQHLQALLDHLARLQMQEPPQSQTQAPTKDHRHPRETKEIPTRCRTPSGVGAVLDSSGNIVVYGTAKSSDPKRGVLRELIEKARTKEDRKKSPGRDDGSRDRSQSRRSRKSPDGTKPKTPPGHSSSSKVRSLYRSFKGATSDTSAEALDQPERCTDGQQQQQQQQQQQQQQAQSHQSEFQSFLSSPLKGGDEGEYQRISEASSMGEAKKRVQAQVHPVPPDDQQQLSSGKGTKVYPASDSEDVFYADEKAPNDVRRRRRASCDSLSTTGSGSRRSSIVDGTKQRSWETFPRPKSKRSGPGEAASSSLGQLKRADSFEGHEEAVRTLVAAVQETRSHLRQHLLHHHRHHRKSKTN from the exons ATGGCGAGCTCCGGGTCGGCGGCTGTCGACGGGGTCGGCGAGAACAATGCCACGTCCGGAGTCGATCCCGGTGTCCCCAGAAATCCACTGGTCTGTGGTGTCTGTCATGATTACTACAACGAGCCTTGCCTGCTCTCCTGCTTTCATACTTTCTGCGCCCGCTGTATACGTGGCCCTCACCTCGACGGAAAAGTCACCTGTCCCATCTGCGG gCAACAAACGCAACTTAAAGAGGGTGCACAGTTACCACCACCGGATCAGTTGATACGTCAACTAGTAGAACTAGCCAATTCTGAAAATCCACCATGTGCCAATTGCGATAAGCGAGACAAATCTACTATGTTCTTCTGCACAACATGTG gGCAAGCTCTATGTACCCATTGCAGAGAACATACACACCGCGCAAAAATGTTCTCCTCTCATGAGGTAGTGCATATGAGCAAATGTGCGAAAGATACTCAACGTCGTTGTCCCTCTCATGGGGAGCAATACATCATGTATTGTCAAAGCGCCAAATGCATGCTTTGTGCAACTTGTTTTCGTGATACACCAGTAGACGCTCGATTACATTGCGTGGACATCGAAAGCGCTTGGCAACAGGCTtcaaaaaaaatggaaagagcaGCAAATTCAATTTGCGAATTGCAGGCAGGCGTAAGAGACGGAGTTTTGGCATTAAAATCACAGTTGGATGAGTTACGGCATAGCCTGGAATCGGAGAAACGCgcattaaattcattttgtcAAGGAATGCAAGAAGCGATTACTAAAACTCACGCTTCCGTTCTAACGGAACTTCAACGTCAATTTGAAACTAAGGAAAGAATGGTTCGGACTCGATTGCTATCCTTGGGTAGTGCACTTCCAATATTACAGATGCATTTAATGCTGTGTACGGCTTTTACAAGTGGTGCGACGAAATATCAATTTCTTGAACTCGCACATCCTATGCTCGAAAGATTGAGTCGCGTAGCTCAACTTGGACATCCTACGAGACCTCCTCTACTTGCTGCCCATTTGAAAACAAACTATAGAAGCGACTTTGCTCGTACGTTACAGCCTTTCGTTGGTCAGGTACAAACACCGAAAGAATCGTTGTACGATCAGACTCATACGATGGGCCAACAGGAACCACAGGTCATACAG AGCAGCAAGTCTGCTCAGAGAATCCAGCCGAAGAACGGAAGTGACAGTGGGCCATTTTCCAACCATTGTCGCACCTTCGATACCCAATTGAAAGAGCTAAGTCAACAACTGATGACGGTGAAAGAACGTTTAGGAGAACTTCATCGAGACGTCGCACTACTTAGAAGAGCGAATACGCCGCCTGTGGGTACGCGTTACGAACACGTGGCGAGAGATTGTCGCGTGTTGGAGCAGCAGTTGGAACATCATCAGTTAGAATTAGAACGATTGAGAAACGTGTTTGACGCTTTGTGGGAAGAACAATTGTGTAGGATtcatatagagaaagaaatttttcattctcag ATGGACGATATTCTAACTTTAAGGAGCGAAGTGAAACAATTACAAAGTCTTACTCAGCAATTGGAACCGTTTGTGAAATCGTTTTCTACAGGAGTTACCGCAGGCGAAGTGAGCATGGCAGCTTCGGATGCTTCCAGTAATCAACATCTGCAAGCTTTATTAGATCACTTGGCTCGCTTACAGATGCAGGAACCACCTCAGTCGCAAACTCAAGCACCGACTAAGGATCATCGTCATCCACGAG aaacgaaagaaataccGACACGTTGTCGGACACCGTCGGGTGTCGGTGCCGTATTAGACTCGAGCGGCAACATAGTCGTATATGGTACCGCTAAATCTTCCGATCCGAAAAGAGGAGTTCTGAGGGAGCTCATTGAAAAAGCTAGAACGAAAGAGGATCGTAAAAAATCACCCGGAAGAGATGACGGTAGTCGAGATCGTAGTCAAAGCCGACGTTCAAGAAAATCACCGGATGGTACGAAACCTAAAACACCACCAGGACATTCGTCGAGTAGCAAGGTTCGATCGTTGTATCGTTCCTTTAAAGGTGCAACCAGTGACACGTCGGCTGAGGCACTCGACCAACCAGAAAGATGTACGGACGgtcaacagcagcagcagcaacaacaacaacagcaacaacaacaagcaCAGTCACACCAATCAG AATTTCAAAGCTTTCTATCGTCGCCGTTAAAAGGTGGAGATGAGGGGGAATATCAACGAATTTCCGAAGCTTCCAGCATGGGCGAGGCTAAAAAACGAGTCCAAGCGCAAGTACATCCTGTACCACCTGACGACCAACAACAGCTATCCAGTGGGAAAGGTACAAAGGTGTATCCGGCCAGTGACTCCGAGGATGTCTTCTACGCGGACGAAAAGGCCCCTAACGATGTTCGAAGACGCAGACGTGCCAGCTGTGACAGCCTAAGTACAACCGGTTCTGGTAGCAGAAGATCGAGCATCGTTGACGGGACG AAGCAGCGTTCCTGGGAGACCTTTCCTCGGCCAAAGAGCAAAAGAAGCGGACCTGGTGAAGCTGCGTCCTCCTCCCTGGGACAACTTAAAAGAGCCGATAGCTTCGAGGGTCACGAGGAAGCTGTACGAACGTTGGTTGCAGCGGTACAGGAAACCAGATCGCATCTGCGTCAacatcttcttcatcatcatcgtcatcatcgtaaGAGCAAGACGAATTAA
- the LOC122628548 gene encoding RING finger protein 207-like isoform X2, with product MASSGSAAVDGVGENNATSGVDPGVPRNPLVCGVCHDYYNEPCLLSCFHTFCARCIRGPHLDGKVTCPICGQQTQLKEGAQLPPPDQLIRQLVELANSENPPCANCDKRDKSTMFFCTTCGQALCTHCREHTHRAKMFSSHEVVHMSKCAKDTQRRCPSHGEQYIMYCQSAKCMLCATCFRDTPVDARLHCVDIESAWQQASKKMERAANSICELQAGVRDGVLALKSQLDELRHSLESEKRALNSFCQGMQEAITKTHASVLTELQRQFETKERMVRTRLLSLGSALPILQMHLMLCTAFTSGATKYQFLELAHPMLERLSRVAQLGHPTRPPLLAAHLKTNYRSDFARTLQPFVGQVQTPKESLYDQTHTMGQQEPQVIQSSKSAQRIQPKNGSDSGPFSNHCRTFDTQLKELSQQLMTVKERLGELHRDVALLRRANTPPVGTRYEHVARDCRVLEQQLEHHQLELERLRNVFDALWEEQLCRIHIEKEIFHSQMDDILTLRSEVKQLQSLTQQLEPFVKSFSTGVTAGEVSMAASDASSNQHLQALLDHLARLQMQEPPQSQTQAPTKDHRHPRETKEIPTRCRTPSGVGAVLDSSGNIVVYGTAKSSDPKRGVLRELIEKARTKEDRKKSPGRDDGSRDRSQSRRSRKSPDGTKPKTPPGHSSSSKVRSLYRSFKGATSDTSAEALDQPERCTDGQQQQQQQQQQQQQQAQSHQSGGDEGEYQRISEASSMGEAKKRVQAQVHPVPPDDQQQLSSGKGTKVYPASDSEDVFYADEKAPNDVRRRRRASCDSLSTTGSGSRRSSIVDGTVGQTSQDARKTFVILIGSTPTSSSLVQKQRSWETFPRPKSKRSGPGEAASSSLGQLKRADSFEGHEEAVRTLVAAVQETRSHLRQHLLHHHRHHRKSKTN from the exons ATGGCGAGCTCCGGGTCGGCGGCTGTCGACGGGGTCGGCGAGAACAATGCCACGTCCGGAGTCGATCCCGGTGTCCCCAGAAATCCACTGGTCTGTGGTGTCTGTCATGATTACTACAACGAGCCTTGCCTGCTCTCCTGCTTTCATACTTTCTGCGCCCGCTGTATACGTGGCCCTCACCTCGACGGAAAAGTCACCTGTCCCATCTGCGG gCAACAAACGCAACTTAAAGAGGGTGCACAGTTACCACCACCGGATCAGTTGATACGTCAACTAGTAGAACTAGCCAATTCTGAAAATCCACCATGTGCCAATTGCGATAAGCGAGACAAATCTACTATGTTCTTCTGCACAACATGTG gGCAAGCTCTATGTACCCATTGCAGAGAACATACACACCGCGCAAAAATGTTCTCCTCTCATGAGGTAGTGCATATGAGCAAATGTGCGAAAGATACTCAACGTCGTTGTCCCTCTCATGGGGAGCAATACATCATGTATTGTCAAAGCGCCAAATGCATGCTTTGTGCAACTTGTTTTCGTGATACACCAGTAGACGCTCGATTACATTGCGTGGACATCGAAAGCGCTTGGCAACAGGCTtcaaaaaaaatggaaagagcaGCAAATTCAATTTGCGAATTGCAGGCAGGCGTAAGAGACGGAGTTTTGGCATTAAAATCACAGTTGGATGAGTTACGGCATAGCCTGGAATCGGAGAAACGCgcattaaattcattttgtcAAGGAATGCAAGAAGCGATTACTAAAACTCACGCTTCCGTTCTAACGGAACTTCAACGTCAATTTGAAACTAAGGAAAGAATGGTTCGGACTCGATTGCTATCCTTGGGTAGTGCACTTCCAATATTACAGATGCATTTAATGCTGTGTACGGCTTTTACAAGTGGTGCGACGAAATATCAATTTCTTGAACTCGCACATCCTATGCTCGAAAGATTGAGTCGCGTAGCTCAACTTGGACATCCTACGAGACCTCCTCTACTTGCTGCCCATTTGAAAACAAACTATAGAAGCGACTTTGCTCGTACGTTACAGCCTTTCGTTGGTCAGGTACAAACACCGAAAGAATCGTTGTACGATCAGACTCATACGATGGGCCAACAGGAACCACAGGTCATACAG AGCAGCAAGTCTGCTCAGAGAATCCAGCCGAAGAACGGAAGTGACAGTGGGCCATTTTCCAACCATTGTCGCACCTTCGATACCCAATTGAAAGAGCTAAGTCAACAACTGATGACGGTGAAAGAACGTTTAGGAGAACTTCATCGAGACGTCGCACTACTTAGAAGAGCGAATACGCCGCCTGTGGGTACGCGTTACGAACACGTGGCGAGAGATTGTCGCGTGTTGGAGCAGCAGTTGGAACATCATCAGTTAGAATTAGAACGATTGAGAAACGTGTTTGACGCTTTGTGGGAAGAACAATTGTGTAGGATtcatatagagaaagaaatttttcattctcag ATGGACGATATTCTAACTTTAAGGAGCGAAGTGAAACAATTACAAAGTCTTACTCAGCAATTGGAACCGTTTGTGAAATCGTTTTCTACAGGAGTTACCGCAGGCGAAGTGAGCATGGCAGCTTCGGATGCTTCCAGTAATCAACATCTGCAAGCTTTATTAGATCACTTGGCTCGCTTACAGATGCAGGAACCACCTCAGTCGCAAACTCAAGCACCGACTAAGGATCATCGTCATCCACGAG aaacgaaagaaataccGACACGTTGTCGGACACCGTCGGGTGTCGGTGCCGTATTAGACTCGAGCGGCAACATAGTCGTATATGGTACCGCTAAATCTTCCGATCCGAAAAGAGGAGTTCTGAGGGAGCTCATTGAAAAAGCTAGAACGAAAGAGGATCGTAAAAAATCACCCGGAAGAGATGACGGTAGTCGAGATCGTAGTCAAAGCCGACGTTCAAGAAAATCACCGGATGGTACGAAACCTAAAACACCACCAGGACATTCGTCGAGTAGCAAGGTTCGATCGTTGTATCGTTCCTTTAAAGGTGCAACCAGTGACACGTCGGCTGAGGCACTCGACCAACCAGAAAGATGTACGGACGgtcaacagcagcagcagcaacaacaacaacagcaacaacaacaagcaCAGTCACACCAATCAG GTGGAGATGAGGGGGAATATCAACGAATTTCCGAAGCTTCCAGCATGGGCGAGGCTAAAAAACGAGTCCAAGCGCAAGTACATCCTGTACCACCTGACGACCAACAACAGCTATCCAGTGGGAAAGGTACAAAGGTGTATCCGGCCAGTGACTCCGAGGATGTCTTCTACGCGGACGAAAAGGCCCCTAACGATGTTCGAAGACGCAGACGTGCCAGCTGTGACAGCCTAAGTACAACCGGTTCTGGTAGCAGAAGATCGAGCATCGTTGACGGGACGGTAGGTCAAACCTCGCAGGATGCCAGGAAAACATTCGTTATTTTGATCGGATCAACACCTACGTCGTCATCTCTGGTGCAGAAGCAGCGTTCCTGGGAGACCTTTCCTCGGCCAAAGAGCAAAAGAAGCGGACCTGGTGAAGCTGCGTCCTCCTCCCTGGGACAACTTAAAAGAGCCGATAGCTTCGAGGGTCACGAGGAAGCTGTACGAACGTTGGTTGCAGCGGTACAGGAAACCAGATCGCATCTGCGTCAacatcttcttcatcatcatcgtcatcatcgtaaGAGCAAGACGAATTAA
- the LOC122628548 gene encoding RING finger protein 207-like isoform X1 has translation MASSGSAAVDGVGENNATSGVDPGVPRNPLVCGVCHDYYNEPCLLSCFHTFCARCIRGPHLDGKVTCPICGQQTQLKEGAQLPPPDQLIRQLVELANSENPPCANCDKRDKSTMFFCTTCGQALCTHCREHTHRAKMFSSHEVVHMSKCAKDTQRRCPSHGEQYIMYCQSAKCMLCATCFRDTPVDARLHCVDIESAWQQASKKMERAANSICELQAGVRDGVLALKSQLDELRHSLESEKRALNSFCQGMQEAITKTHASVLTELQRQFETKERMVRTRLLSLGSALPILQMHLMLCTAFTSGATKYQFLELAHPMLERLSRVAQLGHPTRPPLLAAHLKTNYRSDFARTLQPFVGQVQTPKESLYDQTHTMGQQEPQVIQSSKSAQRIQPKNGSDSGPFSNHCRTFDTQLKELSQQLMTVKERLGELHRDVALLRRANTPPVGTRYEHVARDCRVLEQQLEHHQLELERLRNVFDALWEEQLCRIHIEKEIFHSQMDDILTLRSEVKQLQSLTQQLEPFVKSFSTGVTAGEVSMAASDASSNQHLQALLDHLARLQMQEPPQSQTQAPTKDHRHPRETKEIPTRCRTPSGVGAVLDSSGNIVVYGTAKSSDPKRGVLRELIEKARTKEDRKKSPGRDDGSRDRSQSRRSRKSPDGTKPKTPPGHSSSSKVRSLYRSFKGATSDTSAEALDQPERCTDGQQQQQQQQQQQQQQAQSHQSEFQSFLSSPLKGGDEGEYQRISEASSMGEAKKRVQAQVHPVPPDDQQQLSSGKGTKVYPASDSEDVFYADEKAPNDVRRRRRASCDSLSTTGSGSRRSSIVDGTVGQTSQDARKTFVILIGSTPTSSSLVQKQRSWETFPRPKSKRSGPGEAASSSLGQLKRADSFEGHEEAVRTLVAAVQETRSHLRQHLLHHHRHHRKSKTN, from the exons ATGGCGAGCTCCGGGTCGGCGGCTGTCGACGGGGTCGGCGAGAACAATGCCACGTCCGGAGTCGATCCCGGTGTCCCCAGAAATCCACTGGTCTGTGGTGTCTGTCATGATTACTACAACGAGCCTTGCCTGCTCTCCTGCTTTCATACTTTCTGCGCCCGCTGTATACGTGGCCCTCACCTCGACGGAAAAGTCACCTGTCCCATCTGCGG gCAACAAACGCAACTTAAAGAGGGTGCACAGTTACCACCACCGGATCAGTTGATACGTCAACTAGTAGAACTAGCCAATTCTGAAAATCCACCATGTGCCAATTGCGATAAGCGAGACAAATCTACTATGTTCTTCTGCACAACATGTG gGCAAGCTCTATGTACCCATTGCAGAGAACATACACACCGCGCAAAAATGTTCTCCTCTCATGAGGTAGTGCATATGAGCAAATGTGCGAAAGATACTCAACGTCGTTGTCCCTCTCATGGGGAGCAATACATCATGTATTGTCAAAGCGCCAAATGCATGCTTTGTGCAACTTGTTTTCGTGATACACCAGTAGACGCTCGATTACATTGCGTGGACATCGAAAGCGCTTGGCAACAGGCTtcaaaaaaaatggaaagagcaGCAAATTCAATTTGCGAATTGCAGGCAGGCGTAAGAGACGGAGTTTTGGCATTAAAATCACAGTTGGATGAGTTACGGCATAGCCTGGAATCGGAGAAACGCgcattaaattcattttgtcAAGGAATGCAAGAAGCGATTACTAAAACTCACGCTTCCGTTCTAACGGAACTTCAACGTCAATTTGAAACTAAGGAAAGAATGGTTCGGACTCGATTGCTATCCTTGGGTAGTGCACTTCCAATATTACAGATGCATTTAATGCTGTGTACGGCTTTTACAAGTGGTGCGACGAAATATCAATTTCTTGAACTCGCACATCCTATGCTCGAAAGATTGAGTCGCGTAGCTCAACTTGGACATCCTACGAGACCTCCTCTACTTGCTGCCCATTTGAAAACAAACTATAGAAGCGACTTTGCTCGTACGTTACAGCCTTTCGTTGGTCAGGTACAAACACCGAAAGAATCGTTGTACGATCAGACTCATACGATGGGCCAACAGGAACCACAGGTCATACAG AGCAGCAAGTCTGCTCAGAGAATCCAGCCGAAGAACGGAAGTGACAGTGGGCCATTTTCCAACCATTGTCGCACCTTCGATACCCAATTGAAAGAGCTAAGTCAACAACTGATGACGGTGAAAGAACGTTTAGGAGAACTTCATCGAGACGTCGCACTACTTAGAAGAGCGAATACGCCGCCTGTGGGTACGCGTTACGAACACGTGGCGAGAGATTGTCGCGTGTTGGAGCAGCAGTTGGAACATCATCAGTTAGAATTAGAACGATTGAGAAACGTGTTTGACGCTTTGTGGGAAGAACAATTGTGTAGGATtcatatagagaaagaaatttttcattctcag ATGGACGATATTCTAACTTTAAGGAGCGAAGTGAAACAATTACAAAGTCTTACTCAGCAATTGGAACCGTTTGTGAAATCGTTTTCTACAGGAGTTACCGCAGGCGAAGTGAGCATGGCAGCTTCGGATGCTTCCAGTAATCAACATCTGCAAGCTTTATTAGATCACTTGGCTCGCTTACAGATGCAGGAACCACCTCAGTCGCAAACTCAAGCACCGACTAAGGATCATCGTCATCCACGAG aaacgaaagaaataccGACACGTTGTCGGACACCGTCGGGTGTCGGTGCCGTATTAGACTCGAGCGGCAACATAGTCGTATATGGTACCGCTAAATCTTCCGATCCGAAAAGAGGAGTTCTGAGGGAGCTCATTGAAAAAGCTAGAACGAAAGAGGATCGTAAAAAATCACCCGGAAGAGATGACGGTAGTCGAGATCGTAGTCAAAGCCGACGTTCAAGAAAATCACCGGATGGTACGAAACCTAAAACACCACCAGGACATTCGTCGAGTAGCAAGGTTCGATCGTTGTATCGTTCCTTTAAAGGTGCAACCAGTGACACGTCGGCTGAGGCACTCGACCAACCAGAAAGATGTACGGACGgtcaacagcagcagcagcaacaacaacaacagcaacaacaacaagcaCAGTCACACCAATCAG AATTTCAAAGCTTTCTATCGTCGCCGTTAAAAGGTGGAGATGAGGGGGAATATCAACGAATTTCCGAAGCTTCCAGCATGGGCGAGGCTAAAAAACGAGTCCAAGCGCAAGTACATCCTGTACCACCTGACGACCAACAACAGCTATCCAGTGGGAAAGGTACAAAGGTGTATCCGGCCAGTGACTCCGAGGATGTCTTCTACGCGGACGAAAAGGCCCCTAACGATGTTCGAAGACGCAGACGTGCCAGCTGTGACAGCCTAAGTACAACCGGTTCTGGTAGCAGAAGATCGAGCATCGTTGACGGGACGGTAGGTCAAACCTCGCAGGATGCCAGGAAAACATTCGTTATTTTGATCGGATCAACACCTACGTCGTCATCTCTGGTGCAGAAGCAGCGTTCCTGGGAGACCTTTCCTCGGCCAAAGAGCAAAAGAAGCGGACCTGGTGAAGCTGCGTCCTCCTCCCTGGGACAACTTAAAAGAGCCGATAGCTTCGAGGGTCACGAGGAAGCTGTACGAACGTTGGTTGCAGCGGTACAGGAAACCAGATCGCATCTGCGTCAacatcttcttcatcatcatcgtcatcatcgtaaGAGCAAGACGAATTAA